GATACAACCTCCGTAAACGGACAGACGGAACAAGTGACAGGACATGGTTGCATGACATACCCCTACTGAGTGTACACTCGGACGCGGTGTGAATACCTACTGCAGACCGCAAAAACAAACCGCATTGCCTCCTTTTGCATTACACTACGGCTTTTCAACCTTATCTATCCCCCCGCACCGAAATATTATCTTCCTTCCCGATTCTGCAGTGAcgataatataatataatcaaGATGTCTTCTATGCGGGGCCTGGTTCAGTTCATTGCGGACCTGCGCAATGCCAGAGCTcgtgagctggaggagaaacggGTGAACAAAGAATTGGCCAACATTCGGCAGAAATTCAAGTCTGGGAGTCTCGACGGATATCAGAAGAAAAAATACGTGTGCAAGCTGCTTTATGTCTATATTCAGGGGTACGATGTTGATTTCGGCCACTTGGAAGCTGTCAACTTAATATCATCCAACAAGTATTCCGAGAAGCAGATCGGATACCTGGCAGTGACATTATTTCTTCATGAAGAACACGAGCTGCTGCATCTTGTTGTGAACAGCATCCGAAAAGACCTGCTGGATCATCATGAACTCAACAATTGTCTGGCTTTACATGCGGTTGCCAATGTTGGGAGCAGAGAGATGGGTGAAGCCCTCTCAACTGAGGTTCACCGGCTGCTAATATCTCCGTGAGCAAGATCGCCCCCCTGTGACTATTTCACCCGTGTCGCTGATATTCAATATAGTACCTCAAAAGCGTTTGTGAAAAAGAAAGCTGCTCTTACCCTCCTCCGACTCTACCGAAAATACCCTAGCATTGTCCAAAATCAGTGGGCAGAGCGTATAATATCTCTGATGGATGACCCAGACATGGGCGTTACTTTATCTGTAACATCGTTAGTTATGGCGTTGGCGCAGGACAGGCCAGAGGAATACCGAGGAAGTTACGTCAAGGCTGCTCAACGGTTAAAGAGAGTCGTTGTGGATAATGACATTGCACCGGACTATCTTTATTACCGGGTCCCCTGCCCGTGGCTCCAGGTTAAACTTCTGCGTTTGTTACAATATTACCCCCCATCAGGTAAGATAAGCCCCGCCTTCGACCTGGGATGGTGTAAACTAATGCAGCGTAGGGGATAGTCATGTCCGCGATATCATTCGCGAGTCTCTCCAGCAAATAATGCAGATCGCAATGGATACACCGAAAAACGTGCAGCAAAACAATGCCCAGAATGCGGTCCTTTTCGAAGcgatcaatctcctcatccaccttGACACTGAGCATAACTTGATGATGCAGATATCCTCACGCTTAGGAAAGTACATTCAGTCGCGCGAGACGAACGTGCGTTACCTCGGTCTAGAAGCTATGACGCACTTCGCAGCCAGGGCTGAAACCTTGGACCCGATCAAGAAGCATCAAAATATAATTCTTGGCTCACTTCGGGACCGAGATATTAGCGTGCGTCGAAAGGGTCTTGACTTGATTTACAGTATGTGTGACTTGACAAACGCGGCACCGATTGTGAACGAATTGATGCGGTACCTCCAATCAGCGGACTACGCGATACGGGAGGAGATGGTTTTGAAGGTTGCCATTCTCACGGAAAAATATGCCACTGATGCGCAATGGTACATTGACGTTACATTGAAACTTTTGTCTCTTGCTGGCGACCATGTCAACGATGAGGTATGGCAGCGGGTCATTCAAATCGTGACGAACAACGAGGAACTCCAGGCATACGCTGCGCAAACACTTCTTACATACCTGAAGAGTGACTGTCATGAGAGCCTGGTTAAGATTGGCTGCTATGTCCTCGGTGAATTCGGACATTTGGTGGCAGACAATCAAGGATCAAGCCCCATAGAGCAGTTCCTCGCTTTGCAAGCTAAAATGATGAGCAGCACAGACAACACCCGTGCTATGATCCTATCTTCTTTTGTCAAATTCGTCAACCTTTTCCCTGAAATCAAGCCACAGCTCCTACACATATTCCGGCTATACAGCCACTCACCAGACCCTGAACTACAGCAACGCGCTTTTGAATATCTGTCGCTGGCGACACTTCCAACTGACGACCTTCTACGAACCGTTTGTGATGAGATGCCTCCATTCTCTGAGAGAGCTTCGATCTTACTTTCCCGTCTCCACCAGAAGACGGCCGGGACAACCGATAAGAAGACCTGGGTTGTAGGCGGCAAGGACGCCAATACGGACAGCACAGAGATATTGATGGCACAGAGCACGGGTCTTAAGCGCACTTTTACTACAATTGTGAACGGCACACGGACAGGAACCAACGGAACAACTGGAACGGCGAGCGCCTCAGGGGACTTAGCTGGACTCGATTTGAGTGCATCGTCCACGCCACCACCGCCTACTACGAACatggccagcgccgcaaatCTTTCGCCAGACTGGGATATTGGATACAACAGGCTGTACTTTGCTGATGAAGGCGTATTGTTCGAGGATGCCCAGATCCAGGTTGGCGTGCGGTGTGAATTCCGGGGCCATTTGGGAGTGCTGAAACTCTACATAAGCAACAAGTCGTCTTTCTCCATCGGATCCCTAACTACGACTGTGGATAATCCATCTGCCCCGCATCTAAGGGCTGATTCCAAGAGTCTTCCAGAGCCTTCAGTTCCCGCAGCTGGCCAAACGCAGCAAACCCTTTTCTTCGAAGCTAAAGGCCCATTTTCTGACGCACCTACGATTCGTATCTCGTACCTTGCGGGTGCACTACAGGCTTACACTCTGCAGCTCCCGATTCTAATGCATCGGTACCTGGAGCCTTCAAGCCTAACGGCAGAAGATTTCTTCAAACGGTGGCGGCAGATTGGTGGCGCTCCACTGGAGGCGCAAAACACGTTCGGGCTCGTGCCGAAGGCAGGGCCCGTCAGCGAGAGCTTTACAAAACGGCTTGTGGAACAATTTGGCTGGAAGCTCCTGAGTGGCGTAGATCCGAACTCAATAAACATCGTAGGCTGTGCGGTGTATCACTCTGCGCAAGGAAAGATCGGATGTCTTCTTCGATTGGAGCCCAACTATGAGCGGAAGGTAAGTTACCTGTTTCTATGAACCAGGACCACACTGACATGTCTCAAGATGTACCGAGTAACGATCCGAGCCACACAAGAGGGAATACCCCAAGCGCTGGCGCGGCAGATGGAGCAGAGGCTATCGCATGGTCCGTTGTCAGACAGGACCTATATTCGCGAAAAGCCGCGAGCGGTTAGCCCTAGCGAGGATTATATAGGCTACTAACACTGCAGATAGTGTCCCAATGCCTTTTTTAACCTTACTGTCCTGTACAACTGCATT
This is a stretch of genomic DNA from Aspergillus puulaauensis MK2 DNA, chromosome 8, nearly complete sequence. It encodes these proteins:
- a CDS encoding AP-2 complex subunit alpha (COG:U;~EggNog:ENOG410Q10Q;~InterPro:IPR016024,IPR011989,IPR012295,IPR013041, IPR002553,IPR008152,IPR003164,IPR017104,IPR009028;~PFAM:PF01602,PF02296,PF02883;~go_component: GO:0030117 - membrane coat [Evidence IEA];~go_component: GO:0030122 - AP-2 adaptor complex [Evidence IEA];~go_component: GO:0030131 - clathrin adaptor complex [Evidence IEA];~go_function: GO:0035615 - clathrin adaptor activity [Evidence IEA];~go_process: GO:0006886 - intracellular protein transport [Evidence IEA];~go_process: GO:0015031 - protein transport [Evidence IEA];~go_process: GO:0016192 - vesicle-mediated transport [Evidence IEA];~go_process: GO:0072583 - clathrin-dependent endocytosis [Evidence IEA]), whose translation is MSSMRGLVQFIADLRNARARELEEKRVNKELANIRQKFKSGSLDGYQKKKYVCKLLYVYIQGYDVDFGHLEAVNLISSNKYSEKQIGYLAVTLFLHEEHELLHLVVNSIRKDLLDHHELNNCLALHAVANVGSREMGEALSTEVHRLLISPTSKAFVKKKAALTLLRLYRKYPSIVQNQWAERIISLMDDPDMGVTLSVTSLVMALAQDRPEEYRGSYVKAAQRLKRVVVDNDIAPDYLYYRVPCPWLQVKLLRLLQYYPPSGDSHVRDIIRESLQQIMQIAMDTPKNVQQNNAQNAVLFEAINLLIHLDTEHNLMMQISSRLGKYIQSRETNVRYLGLEAMTHFAARAETLDPIKKHQNIILGSLRDRDISVRRKGLDLIYSMCDLTNAAPIVNELMRYLQSADYAIREEMVLKVAILTEKYATDAQWYIDVTLKLLSLAGDHVNDEVWQRVIQIVTNNEELQAYAAQTLLTYLKSDCHESLVKIGCYVLGEFGHLVADNQGSSPIEQFLALQAKMMSSTDNTRAMILSSFVKFVNLFPEIKPQLLHIFRLYSHSPDPELQQRAFEYLSLATLPTDDLLRTVCDEMPPFSERASILLSRLHQKTAGTTDKKTWVVGGKDANTDSTEILMAQSTGLKRTFTTIVNGTRTGTNGTTGTASASGDLAGLDLSASSTPPPPTTNMASAANLSPDWDIGYNRLYFADEGVLFEDAQIQVGVRCEFRGHLGVLKLYISNKSSFSIGSLTTTVDNPSAPHLRADSKSLPEPSVPAAGQTQQTLFFEAKGPFSDAPTIRISYLAGALQAYTLQLPILMHRYLEPSSLTAEDFFKRWRQIGGAPLEAQNTFGLVPKAGPVSESFTKRLVEQFGWKLLSGVDPNSINIVGCAVYHSAQGKIGCLLRLEPNYERKMYRVTIRATQEGIPQALARQMEQRLSHGPLSDRTYIREKPRAVSPSEDYIGY